The following proteins are encoded in a genomic region of Coregonus clupeaformis isolate EN_2021a chromosome 14, ASM2061545v1, whole genome shotgun sequence:
- the LOC121581611 gene encoding succinate dehydrogenase cytochrome b560 subunit, mitochondrial-like — translation MALLLRTLARQGTCLSRPQFGILYRHAVPMGTTANDEMNKFWAKNNKLNRPMSPHLTIYKWSMPMMMSITHRGTGVGLSGGISAFALLALVLPGNYPYYLDLIHSLSIGPALLSLAKFGIAFPVSYHTLNGIRHLFWDSGKGFKIPEVYRSGYVVIVLSILTSIAAIAYM, via the exons ATGGCGTTGCTTCTAAG GACATTAGCCCGACAGGGCACTTGCTTGTCCCGCCCTCAGTTTGGCATTCTATACAGACA TGCTGTTCCAATGGGAACCACAGCAAATGATGAAATGAACAAGTTTTGGGCCAAAAACAACAAATTGAACCGACCCATGTCGCCACATCTGACCATCTATAA GTGGTCAATGCCTATGATGAtgtccatcacacacagaggcaCAGGAGTGGGGCTCAGTGGAG gtATCTCAGCATTTGCTCTATTAGCATTGGTGTTGCCAGGTAACTACCCATACTACCTTGACCTGATCCACTCCCTGTCCATTGGCCCTGCTCTGCTCAGCCTTGCCAAGTTTGGCATTGCCTTCCCTGTGTCCTACCACACCTTGAACGGAATCCGCCATCTG tTCTGGGATAGCGGTAAGGGATTTAAGATTCCCGAGGTGTATCGCTCGGGCTACGTGGTCATTGTGCTGTCAATACTGACCTCCATTGCTGCCATTGCATACATGTGA